Proteins encoded by one window of Thermobaculum terrenum ATCC BAA-798:
- a CDS encoding GntR family transcriptional regulator: MSTFTPVGKPQTKQAYVYSTLREAIMHCKLRPGQRLIIEDIARELGVSPIPVREALHMLQSEGLVHNVAHSGSVVTPITPDSVRETFTILEGLETVAARVAAQRMQPEDIAELEAIVSKMDHAVARQAEDEWSALNKEFHTAIVKITDMPTLQEMTIRMLDRWDRIRCFFFQGTMYHRMGQSQQEHHQLLEAMKSKDYDQIENIAKIHNQQALEAYMQLIGKKEG; this comes from the coding sequence ATGAGCACTTTTACGCCAGTGGGTAAACCACAGACAAAACAAGCATACGTTTACTCAACCCTACGAGAAGCCATAATGCATTGTAAGCTCAGACCAGGGCAAAGGCTGATTATAGAAGATATAGCACGAGAGCTTGGTGTCAGCCCCATACCTGTCAGGGAAGCTCTACACATGTTGCAATCTGAAGGGCTAGTGCACAATGTAGCACATTCCGGGTCGGTCGTAACTCCAATAACTCCAGACTCAGTGCGAGAGACCTTCACTATCTTGGAAGGACTGGAGACTGTTGCTGCTAGAGTTGCTGCGCAGAGAATGCAACCAGAAGATATAGCAGAGCTTGAGGCCATAGTATCGAAAATGGATCATGCAGTAGCTAGGCAGGCAGAGGATGAATGGTCGGCCCTCAACAAAGAGTTCCATACTGCAATAGTAAAAATCACCGATATGCCGACATTGCAAGAGATGACTATAAGGATGTTAGATAGATGGGACAGAATAAGATGTTTCTTCTTCCAAGGTACGATGTACCATCGAATGGGGCAGTCGCAACAGGAACATCACCAGCTTCTTGAGGCTATGAAGTCTAAAGACTATGATCAAATAGAAAACATAGCTAAAATTCACAACCAGCAAGCCCTGGAAGCCTACATGCAGCTCATAGGCAAGAAGGAGGGGTAA
- a CDS encoding Gfo/Idh/MocA family protein, whose protein sequence is MSEHIIGIILNGVTGRMGARQHLERSIVAIMKDGGILLPSGNRIVIDPLLVGRNPNKLRQLAETYGIPKWTTDLDCALSDPNYQIYFDSQTTALRVPALTKAINAGKHVYCEKPVALDLSSALELAKLARIRGVKNGVVQDKLFLPGFRKLRRVIDSEELGRLLAVRADFGYWVFERGDEGGLQRPSWNYRREDGGGIILDMFCHWRYLLDNLFGNVISVCCIGAIHIPERYDEFDRKYQCTAEDAAYALFQLEGNVIAQFNSSWATRVRREDLFVLQVDGTDGSAVATLRDCWVQPSSATPRAIWDPDSPHREDYFSGWLLLPDRAKPDNAFRLQWEMFIKHVVADTPFPWDLLEGAKGVQLAELAMLSWRERRWIDVPPLNEF, encoded by the coding sequence GTGTCAGAACATATTATAGGCATAATCCTAAATGGTGTAACTGGCCGTATGGGTGCAAGGCAGCACCTGGAACGTTCAATTGTAGCCATTATGAAAGATGGCGGTATCTTGCTTCCCTCTGGTAACAGGATTGTTATTGACCCTTTGCTGGTTGGTCGTAATCCGAATAAGCTTCGACAGTTGGCAGAAACGTATGGAATACCGAAATGGACTACCGACCTTGACTGCGCGCTGTCGGACCCTAATTACCAGATCTATTTTGACTCACAGACTACCGCGCTTAGAGTTCCAGCACTGACTAAGGCTATAAACGCCGGAAAGCATGTGTATTGCGAGAAACCGGTAGCTTTAGATTTATCTTCGGCTTTGGAGTTAGCTAAGTTGGCACGGATCAGAGGGGTCAAGAACGGAGTTGTGCAGGACAAGTTGTTCCTGCCAGGTTTCAGAAAACTGCGAAGAGTTATCGACTCCGAGGAGCTGGGTAGACTTCTGGCCGTGCGAGCCGACTTTGGATACTGGGTTTTCGAAAGAGGGGATGAAGGAGGACTTCAGCGTCCTTCATGGAATTACAGGAGGGAGGACGGCGGCGGTATTATCTTAGACATGTTCTGTCACTGGAGATACCTTCTGGATAATCTCTTTGGGAATGTTATCTCAGTATGCTGTATCGGAGCTATACATATCCCAGAGAGATACGACGAGTTCGACAGGAAGTATCAATGTACGGCTGAAGATGCTGCCTATGCACTCTTCCAGCTGGAGGGGAACGTGATAGCGCAGTTTAACTCTTCTTGGGCTACTAGGGTTCGCAGGGAAGATCTCTTCGTACTACAGGTGGATGGGACAGATGGCAGCGCTGTAGCTACGTTGCGAGACTGCTGGGTACAGCCGTCCTCTGCTACTCCTAGAGCAATATGGGATCCCGATTCTCCACATAGAGAAGATTACTTCTCAGGTTGGTTGCTACTTCCAGATAGGGCGAAACCCGACAATGCCTTTAGATTACAGTGGGAGATGTTTATTAAGCATGTAGTTGCTGATACTCCTTTCCCCTGGGATCTGTTGGAAGGTGCTAAGGGTGTACAGTTGGCAGAGCTCGCTATGCTTTCGTGGCGAGAACGCAGATGGATCGATGTGCCACCGCTTAACGAATTTTAG
- a CDS encoding dihydrodipicolinate synthase family protein has translation MQIKLPSKDRTVYMYTLEGRDQVNTSLSSNVPSSRVAFAAVHVVADPLADIDPSSGGAIDWDATLAYRRYLWSLGMGVAEAMDTAQRGMGLSWESARELIVRTGGEVRGPEDKFAYGISTDHLDDEHPYSREDILDAYLYQYESVQPVVGTPVVMASRALARTAKSSDDYLWVYSRLLDQIDKPVILHWLGEPFDPALRCYWGSSDTVRAMESCLALIESYQEKIDGIKLSLLDKDLEVEMRSRLPEGVKLYTGDDFNYPELILGDDKGYSHALLGIFDPIAPVAVRALAALDAGNRQAFLDTISPTLPLARHIFRPPTMYYKTGVVFLAYLNGHQSHFRMLGGQESMRSVIYLADLFVLADKAGVLIDPELAASRMQLFLQICGIG, from the coding sequence TTGCAGATTAAATTACCTAGTAAAGATCGTACAGTCTACATGTACACGCTTGAAGGCAGGGATCAGGTAAATACCTCACTTTCATCTAATGTCCCTTCCTCTCGAGTCGCATTTGCTGCAGTGCACGTAGTAGCTGATCCTCTAGCGGACATTGATCCTTCTTCGGGAGGAGCAATAGACTGGGATGCAACGCTAGCTTATAGACGGTATCTATGGTCTCTGGGAATGGGTGTGGCTGAGGCAATGGATACAGCTCAGAGGGGAATGGGACTTAGCTGGGAATCTGCCAGAGAACTAATCGTCAGGACTGGAGGTGAGGTTAGAGGACCCGAAGACAAGTTTGCATACGGTATCAGTACCGACCATCTAGATGATGAGCATCCTTACTCTCGCGAGGATATTCTAGATGCTTACCTTTACCAGTATGAATCTGTACAACCTGTGGTTGGTACACCTGTTGTAATGGCTAGTCGTGCTCTTGCTCGTACTGCTAAGTCATCAGATGATTATCTATGGGTTTATAGTAGGTTGCTGGATCAGATTGATAAGCCTGTTATCCTGCATTGGCTTGGAGAACCATTTGATCCAGCCCTTAGATGTTATTGGGGCAGTTCGGATACTGTACGTGCAATGGAGTCCTGCCTGGCCCTTATAGAGAGCTATCAAGAGAAGATCGATGGCATAAAGTTATCTCTACTTGATAAAGACCTTGAAGTGGAGATGAGGAGTAGGCTTCCGGAAGGGGTCAAACTCTATACCGGAGACGATTTCAACTATCCTGAGCTGATTCTGGGAGATGATAAAGGCTACAGCCACGCACTGCTAGGCATATTCGACCCTATTGCCCCAGTCGCGGTACGCGCACTCGCAGCCCTCGATGCTGGAAACAGGCAAGCTTTTCTTGACACTATATCCCCCACTCTCCCCTTGGCTAGGCATATCTTTCGTCCTCCTACTATGTACTATAAGACTGGTGTAGTCTTCTTAGCTTACCTGAATGGACACCAATCGCACTTTCGTATGTTAGGTGGACAAGAGTCTATGCGCTCGGTCATCTACCTGGCTGACTTGTTCGTGCTGGCAGATAAGGCTGGGGTTCTGATAGATCCTGAATTGGCCGCAAGCAGGATGCAGCTCTTCTTACAGATTTGTGGGATAGGGTAA
- a CDS encoding sugar phosphate isomerase/epimerase family protein: MCKIDISRLSFNHMTAKKYDLYSLVDTCSHLGIRYVGMWRHKIAEVGLEQAANLLQAYGIRASSLCRGGMFPASNEEEFADHIDDNKRAIEEAAYIDAEVLVLVCGPAADKDLSKARYMVEKGIDALLPYARSCGIRLGIEPMHPVFASDRSVIVTMEQANDLIDKFNDEYLGLVLDTFHIWWDPKIDEQIRRAAGRILGFHVNDYPRVVDRSPLVAREMMGKGVIDIRRIRIAVESAGYMGPIEVEIFNDQLWNMPLSELLSYTKESFLQHV, translated from the coding sequence ATGTGCAAGATAGACATATCCAGGCTAAGCTTCAATCATATGACTGCTAAGAAATATGATTTGTATTCGTTGGTAGATACATGTAGTCATTTAGGTATCAGGTACGTGGGTATGTGGCGCCATAAGATTGCGGAGGTAGGGCTCGAGCAGGCTGCTAACCTACTTCAGGCTTATGGTATAAGGGCCTCAAGCCTGTGTAGAGGAGGTATGTTTCCAGCTAGTAACGAAGAAGAGTTCGCGGACCATATAGATGACAACAAAAGGGCTATAGAAGAAGCTGCTTATATCGATGCTGAAGTGCTGGTGCTGGTATGTGGTCCTGCTGCGGATAAAGACTTGAGTAAAGCTAGATACATGGTTGAGAAGGGAATAGATGCTCTGCTACCTTATGCCAGATCTTGTGGCATAAGGCTAGGTATAGAACCTATGCATCCTGTTTTTGCTTCAGATAGGTCCGTGATTGTGACTATGGAACAGGCCAATGACCTGATTGATAAGTTTAACGATGAGTATCTTGGCTTAGTGCTGGATACTTTCCATATATGGTGGGATCCGAAGATTGATGAGCAAATAAGACGAGCTGCTGGGAGGATATTAGGGTTTCATGTTAATGACTACCCCCGGGTGGTTGACCGCTCACCTCTGGTGGCTCGCGAGATGATGGGGAAAGGGGTCATAGACATACGGCGTATACGTATTGCCGTAGAGTCCGCTGGATACATGGGCCCTATAGAGGTAGAAATTTTCAATGACCAGCTTTGGAACATGCCTCTTTCAGAGCTCTTGTCCTATACTAAGGAGTCTTTCCTGCAGCACGTCTGA
- a CDS encoding GAF domain-containing sensor histidine kinase: MGILRIITLERLKLITVAAPTVFVVVVLALYEFLSLSNYAVWAVDVGVVILTFIAALIFSEVVFGIVSRLQAGLAQQNKELLALHQAGLDIAGELNLESVLQKIVDQARELVGARYGALLTINESGLVDTYITSGFSPGGVKASELGAFTSYTSDHKPIRISGKEVVAHILSLPSDQAAHSLLTVPILSGDKVLGNLFVAGKESAREFTEEDEETLARFATQAALAIENARLHEQVKALAIAEERERIAREMHDSLAQVLTYVTTKGHATQMLLERGELDKASKNLSQLVDAARSAYSDVREQILALRTSQERNRGFIDVIREYAQKWQDQSGIPVELDIQQGLNIRLTPTTDLQVIRIVQEALSNIRKHSGATQAWITIYKRDDRLVVTIKDNGAGFDPSSLTRSDFPRFGLAMMRERAESVGAELNIDTGPRQGTEIRLRIPLSKSELQAGSSKAYESIDSR; encoded by the coding sequence ATGGGAATATTGCGTATCATAACCCTGGAGAGGCTCAAGCTTATTACTGTTGCTGCTCCAACTGTGTTCGTGGTAGTGGTCCTTGCGCTCTACGAATTTTTGTCCCTCTCAAACTACGCTGTTTGGGCTGTAGATGTTGGAGTGGTTATTCTTACTTTTATCGCCGCGCTTATATTCTCTGAAGTAGTATTTGGCATTGTGTCACGATTGCAAGCTGGCTTGGCCCAGCAGAATAAGGAGCTGTTGGCACTTCATCAAGCTGGGCTTGATATCGCGGGAGAGCTTAATCTTGAGTCCGTGCTTCAGAAGATAGTCGATCAGGCTAGAGAGCTGGTAGGTGCAAGGTATGGTGCTTTGCTTACCATAAATGAGTCTGGGCTAGTTGATACCTACATAACCTCTGGTTTTAGTCCTGGTGGTGTAAAGGCTTCTGAACTAGGTGCTTTTACCTCGTATACCTCTGACCATAAACCGATCAGGATATCAGGTAAAGAGGTTGTAGCCCATATACTCAGCTTGCCTTCCGATCAGGCAGCTCATTCTCTGCTTACCGTTCCCATATTGTCCGGAGATAAAGTGCTTGGCAATTTATTTGTTGCTGGGAAAGAGAGTGCTCGAGAGTTTACCGAGGAGGACGAGGAAACGCTCGCACGGTTTGCCACTCAAGCAGCTTTAGCTATTGAGAATGCTCGTCTGCATGAACAAGTAAAGGCCCTGGCTATTGCTGAAGAAAGGGAGCGTATAGCCAGAGAGATGCACGATAGCCTTGCTCAAGTACTTACATACGTCACCACTAAGGGGCATGCTACCCAAATGTTATTGGAACGAGGGGAGTTAGACAAAGCCTCGAAGAATTTATCTCAGCTGGTTGATGCTGCCCGCTCAGCATATTCCGATGTGCGTGAGCAAATCCTTGCTCTAAGAACCTCACAGGAGAGAAATCGTGGTTTCATTGATGTAATAAGAGAATACGCACAGAAGTGGCAGGATCAAAGTGGAATCCCGGTCGAGTTGGACATACAGCAAGGACTGAATATTAGGCTCACACCTACTACGGATCTACAGGTAATACGTATCGTTCAAGAGGCTCTGTCCAATATCAGGAAACATTCAGGGGCTACTCAGGCCTGGATTACTATTTATAAACGAGATGATAGGTTAGTGGTCACGATAAAAGATAATGGAGCAGGATTTGATCCTTCATCCCTTACTAGAAGTGATTTCCCAAGGTTTGGGCTAGCCATGATGCGGGAGAGAGCTGAGTCTGTTGGTGCAGAGCTCAATATAGATACTGGTCCACGACAAGGTACTGAGATAAGATTGAGAATACCCCTTTCTAAGAGCGAGTTACAGGCTGGGAGTTCAAAAGCATATGAAAGTATTGATAGTAGATGA
- a CDS encoding response regulator, with amino-acid sequence MKVLIVDDHILVRDGLRSLLEARGIEVVGEATNGEEAVELARELKPDIVLMDLMMPKMDGIEATKLISAELPEIKVVVLTASEEEEDLFEAIRSGASGYIIKNIDPDRFFELLEAAYQGEPALPPNLARKVLQEFAQPKIERKKRPDAELTDREREILELLVQGITSNKEIAERLFLSESTVKYHLHNILNKLHLQNRAQVVAYALQHGLIPKDKRQD; translated from the coding sequence ATGAAAGTATTGATAGTAGATGACCATATTCTGGTGCGTGACGGCCTTAGGAGCCTGCTCGAGGCTCGTGGCATAGAGGTTGTAGGTGAGGCTACTAACGGCGAGGAGGCGGTGGAGCTTGCCCGTGAGCTCAAGCCAGACATTGTTCTAATGGACCTAATGATGCCCAAGATGGATGGCATCGAGGCTACTAAGCTCATCAGTGCCGAACTTCCGGAGATTAAGGTGGTAGTACTGACGGCTTCTGAAGAAGAAGAGGACTTGTTCGAAGCCATTAGGTCTGGTGCAAGTGGATACATAATTAAGAACATAGATCCCGATAGATTTTTTGAGCTGCTTGAGGCAGCATATCAGGGAGAGCCCGCCCTCCCCCCTAATCTTGCGCGCAAGGTTCTTCAGGAATTCGCTCAGCCGAAGATTGAGCGTAAGAAACGCCCGGATGCTGAGTTAACCGATAGAGAAAGGGAGATACTGGAACTTTTAGTACAAGGAATAACTTCTAATAAAGAGATTGCTGAAAGGCTTTTCTTATCTGAGAGTACAGTCAAATATCACCTTCATAATATCTTGAATAAGTTACACCTTCAGAACCGAGCGCAAGTAGTAGCCTATGCTCTCCAGCACGGCTTGATCCCTAAGGATAAGAGACAAGACTAG
- a CDS encoding cytochrome ubiquinol oxidase subunit I: protein MDELLAARFQMAFSLAFHMIFAAMGIGMPVLMLIAEGLWLRTREKDYLHLARKWAKATAVLFAIGAVSGTVLSFELGLLWPKFMEFAGGIIGVAFALEGYAFFIEAIFLGLYLYGWDKLPPKIHWLCGFPVALSGLASGVLVLSANAWMQSPTGFELVGGQPTNIDPVKALFNPAWGVMALHSTLSTYIASAFAVSAVYAFAILRGKSEKYHQRALNIAMAVAAISALLMPLSGDASARSVAIRQPAKLAAMEGLFHSERGAGLSIGGWPDLEREQLRYAVEIPKLLSFLAFHDPNALVRGLDSVPRDQWPNVVVVRAAFQVMVGLGIFLVVVSVWYWASRFWRRLHTKWLYIALVLSGIAGYTALEAGWIVTEVGRQPWIIYGIMRTSEAVTPTEGVFETLIAVVAIYALLSLALVWLLLKLRDSNRNLPALEVIDNAPA from the coding sequence ATGGACGAGCTCCTTGCTGCAAGATTTCAAATGGCCTTCTCACTAGCCTTTCATATGATATTTGCTGCTATGGGCATAGGGATGCCTGTACTTATGCTTATAGCTGAAGGATTGTGGCTACGCACTCGAGAGAAGGACTATCTCCATCTTGCACGTAAGTGGGCTAAGGCAACAGCTGTGCTCTTTGCTATAGGAGCCGTAAGTGGTACTGTGCTGTCTTTTGAGCTCGGGTTGTTGTGGCCCAAGTTCATGGAATTTGCAGGAGGCATAATTGGTGTAGCTTTCGCTCTGGAAGGTTATGCGTTCTTTATAGAAGCCATATTCCTAGGGTTATATCTATACGGATGGGATAAACTACCCCCAAAGATACATTGGTTATGCGGGTTTCCAGTAGCACTGTCTGGCTTGGCCTCCGGGGTTCTTGTACTATCTGCGAATGCTTGGATGCAGAGCCCGACTGGATTTGAATTAGTGGGCGGGCAGCCCACCAATATTGATCCTGTTAAGGCATTGTTTAATCCGGCTTGGGGAGTCATGGCTCTACATTCGACACTATCTACTTATATAGCTTCTGCCTTCGCGGTATCAGCAGTTTATGCATTTGCTATATTGAGAGGTAAATCTGAAAAGTACCATCAAAGAGCCCTGAACATAGCCATGGCCGTTGCTGCTATATCGGCTTTGCTGATGCCCCTCAGCGGGGATGCTAGCGCTAGATCGGTTGCTATTAGACAACCTGCTAAGTTAGCTGCCATGGAAGGGCTGTTCCATTCGGAGAGGGGTGCTGGCCTAAGTATAGGGGGATGGCCCGATCTGGAGCGTGAGCAGTTACGCTACGCTGTTGAGATTCCAAAGCTTCTTAGCTTCCTGGCTTTTCACGACCCTAATGCATTGGTAAGGGGACTAGACTCTGTTCCTCGAGATCAATGGCCTAACGTAGTGGTAGTTCGTGCGGCCTTTCAGGTAATGGTTGGGTTAGGTATCTTCCTGGTAGTGGTATCTGTCTGGTACTGGGCTTCTAGGTTCTGGAGACGTTTGCACACTAAGTGGTTATACATCGCATTGGTGTTATCCGGAATTGCTGGCTACACTGCCTTAGAGGCAGGCTGGATAGTCACTGAGGTGGGAAGACAACCTTGGATAATCTACGGGATTATGAGGACATCAGAAGCGGTTACTCCCACGGAAGGTGTTTTTGAAACACTTATTGCTGTAGTTGCTATCTATGCACTGCTTTCTCTAGCTCTGGTTTGGCTACTATTGAAGCTTCGCGACAGTAACCGTAACTTGCCTGCTCTGGAGGTGATCGATAATGCTCCAGCTTAA
- a CDS encoding cytochrome d ubiquinol oxidase subunit II has translation MLQLNEVPALIGVLALMAYAVLAGADFGAGVWDLLAWGPKAKEQRKTISNAIGPVWEANHVWLIFIIVLLFTCYPRAFSALSISLFVPFHLALLGIVLRGASFVFRAYAPERSRFASFWGSVFGSASLFTPFVLGMCMGAISAGSIRQMGSKVTSDVSVWTSPVSIVMGLMALFEAAYLAAVYLTLESPDKDLQESFRIRALISGFIFAAVSLGALPVFSVYAPHLWERLLAPSVVPIVFLGIIVGLVSAAALFFRKYWIARISAAGQVVILLLGWAIAQRPYIIYPEFTVANSSASEATLRFVIWSVPIGMLILIPSLVVLFAVFKGRGRTLSSYG, from the coding sequence ATGCTCCAGCTTAACGAAGTCCCGGCCTTAATTGGTGTTCTTGCTTTGATGGCTTATGCCGTGTTGGCTGGAGCTGACTTTGGGGCTGGGGTATGGGATCTGCTTGCTTGGGGTCCAAAAGCTAAGGAGCAGCGTAAAACAATATCAAATGCTATAGGTCCCGTGTGGGAAGCTAATCATGTCTGGCTCATATTTATAATAGTGCTCTTATTCACGTGCTACCCTAGAGCTTTCTCTGCATTGAGTATTTCCCTATTTGTGCCCTTTCATTTAGCTCTACTGGGAATTGTCCTTCGAGGAGCCTCCTTTGTTTTTCGGGCCTATGCTCCTGAGAGATCACGCTTCGCATCTTTCTGGGGATCTGTATTTGGAAGCGCTAGTCTGTTTACTCCCTTCGTATTGGGGATGTGTATGGGAGCTATATCTGCTGGTAGTATTCGTCAGATGGGAAGTAAAGTCACTAGTGATGTTTCTGTATGGACGAGCCCCGTGTCGATTGTTATGGGCCTGATGGCTTTGTTTGAAGCAGCATATCTAGCAGCTGTGTATCTTACTCTAGAATCTCCGGATAAGGACTTACAGGAATCATTCAGAATTAGAGCCCTAATTAGTGGATTCATCTTTGCAGCAGTGTCTTTAGGCGCTCTTCCTGTGTTCTCAGTTTATGCTCCTCACCTTTGGGAAAGGTTGCTTGCACCATCAGTTGTTCCAATAGTTTTCCTAGGGATAATAGTAGGACTGGTATCTGCAGCTGCGCTGTTCTTTCGCAAGTATTGGATAGCTCGTATTAGTGCTGCTGGACAAGTAGTGATCCTTCTGCTGGGATGGGCGATTGCGCAGAGGCCTTACATAATTTATCCTGAATTTACCGTAGCTAACTCCTCTGCTTCTGAAGCCACTCTGCGATTTGTGATATGGTCGGTCCCTATAGGTATGCTAATACTGATTCCTTCACTAGTTGTGCTTTTTGCAGTTTTCAAAGGACGCGGTAGGACCCTAAGTAGTTATGGTTAG
- a CDS encoding sugar phosphate isomerase/epimerase family protein, whose protein sequence is MADFGYEFVEWPLSGTLANISEEEFQNLEKSLEHLPVRPEAWNVMLPASIKVVGPEADFEALPQYLERTFSKAARLGGEIIVFGSGKSRFKPDNWETQHAREQLIKTCMIAGDTAQKYGLRIAIEPLNRGETNTVNTTLEALDLASLVNHPNVGVLADLFHFDLEQESLQNLLAVGQTLLHVHVSAPRSRLAPNRDNSYSEMEAFFRTLHSIGYDHRISLECRLLELQDAETALTYLRALWEETS, encoded by the coding sequence ATGGCAGATTTCGGATACGAATTTGTCGAATGGCCACTATCAGGCACTCTAGCAAACATATCGGAGGAGGAGTTTCAAAATCTAGAGAAAAGCCTGGAACACTTACCTGTTAGACCAGAAGCATGGAATGTCATGCTACCTGCGAGTATTAAAGTCGTCGGGCCGGAGGCTGACTTCGAAGCATTGCCCCAATATCTGGAACGTACATTTTCAAAGGCCGCAAGACTTGGTGGTGAAATAATAGTCTTTGGAAGCGGCAAATCCAGATTCAAGCCCGATAACTGGGAAACACAACACGCAAGAGAACAACTTATCAAGACCTGCATGATTGCAGGAGATACGGCTCAAAAATATGGGCTCAGAATAGCAATAGAACCTCTAAACAGAGGAGAAACGAACACAGTCAACACCACACTGGAAGCTCTGGATTTAGCATCTTTGGTGAATCACCCTAATGTTGGAGTACTGGCAGACCTATTCCACTTCGACTTGGAACAAGAATCACTACAAAACCTTTTGGCTGTAGGTCAGACCTTATTACACGTCCATGTATCTGCACCGAGGAGTCGCCTTGCTCCTAATAGGGATAACTCTTATTCAGAAATGGAAGCTTTTTTCCGGACACTGCACTCCATTGGATACGATCACCGAATAAGCTTGGAGTGCAGACTATTAGAGCTCCAAGATGCAGAAACCGCTCTTACTTACCTAAGAGCCCTATGGGAAGAAACTTCATAG
- a CDS encoding sugar phosphate isomerase/epimerase family protein, translated as MGAHRYKLAFTTLACPNWSWEMIVGRAIEYGYQGIEPRGVEGEMDLTKARPFIRENLSNTKNQLKEHGLEIPCLDTSARFDDPETIDRNIEEARRHIDLAAELDAPYIRVFGDRIPSPELAPKTIAQVAEALNKLGEYTQGIPVMILIETHGDFSKTDYMVELLSQIQSQSIGVLWDIHHPYRFQGETLESTFNRISKYIRHTHVKDSVMTENGPTYCPVGQGDLPLRSALELLRNHNYSGWISFEWEKRWHPEIEEPDVVLPHFVQVIHEIENSLG; from the coding sequence GTGGGAGCCCATAGATATAAATTAGCCTTCACTACACTTGCTTGCCCCAACTGGTCCTGGGAAATGATCGTAGGTAGGGCCATAGAATACGGGTATCAGGGTATAGAGCCACGCGGAGTTGAAGGCGAGATGGACCTGACGAAGGCAAGACCATTTATAAGGGAGAACCTTTCCAATACTAAGAATCAACTGAAAGAGCATGGGCTAGAAATCCCATGCTTAGATACTTCTGCTCGATTTGATGATCCTGAGACTATCGACAGAAACATAGAAGAAGCTAGGAGACACATCGATCTCGCTGCCGAGCTGGATGCACCTTATATCAGGGTTTTCGGTGATCGTATACCATCCCCAGAACTAGCTCCCAAGACCATTGCACAAGTCGCCGAGGCATTAAACAAGCTTGGGGAATATACACAAGGTATTCCAGTAATGATACTTATAGAAACCCATGGAGACTTCTCCAAGACAGACTACATGGTAGAACTTCTTAGTCAAATACAGAGCCAGTCAATTGGAGTCCTATGGGATATACACCATCCTTATAGATTTCAGGGAGAAACCTTGGAATCCACCTTCAACCGTATATCTAAATACATAAGACACACACATGTGAAAGACTCAGTCATGACAGAAAATGGACCGACATACTGTCCTGTAGGGCAAGGAGACTTACCTCTTAGAAGTGCACTGGAATTGCTAAGGAATCACAACTATAGTGGGTGGATATCTTTCGAATGGGAGAAAAGATGGCACCCTGAAATAGAAGAACCAGATGTAGTCCTTCCTCATTTCGTGCAAGTTATACATGAGATAGAAAACAGTCTAGGATAA